One segment of Lutra lutra chromosome 12, mLutLut1.2, whole genome shotgun sequence DNA contains the following:
- the CRYBB2 gene encoding beta-crystallin B2, translated as MASDHQTQAGKPQPLNPKIIIFEQENFQGHSHELSGPCPNLKETGVEKAGSVLVQAGPWVGYEQANCKGEQFVFEKGEYPRWDSWTSSRRTDSLSSLRPIKVDSQEHKIILYENPNFTGKKMEIIDDDVPSFHAHGYQEKVSSVRVQSGTWVGYQYPGYRGLQYLLEKGDYKDSGDFGAPHPQVQSVRRIRDMQWHQRGAFHPSN; from the exons ATGGCCTCAGACCACCAGACCCAAGCGGGCAAACCACAGCCCCTCAACCCCAAG ATCATCATCTTTGAGCAGGAGAATTTCCAGGGCCACTCGCATGAGCTCAGCGGGCCCTGCCCCAACCTGAAGGAGACTGGCGTGGAGAAGGCGGGCTCTGTCCTGGTGCAGGCTGGACC CTGGGTGGGCTACGAACAAGCCAACTGCAAGGGTGAGCAGTTTGTGTTCGAGAAGGGCGAGTATCCCCGCTGGGACTCATGGACCAGCAGCCGGAGGACGGATTCCCTCAGCTCCCTGAGGCCCATCAAAGTG GACAGCCAAGAGCACAAGATCATCCTCTATGAGAACCCCAACTTCAcaggaaagaagatggaaatcaTAGATGATGATGTGCCCAGTTTCCATGCCCATGGATACCAGGAGAAGGTGTCATCAGTGCGGGTGCAGAGTGGCAC CTGGGTCGGCTACCAGTACCCTGGCTATCGCGGGCTCCAGTACCTGCTGGAGAAGGGAGACTACAAGGACAGCGGTGACTTtggggctccccacccccaggtgcaGTCTGTGCGCCGCATTCGCGACATGCAGTGGCACCAACGGGGCGCCTTCCACCCCTCCAACTAG